Proteins from a genomic interval of Labrus mixtus chromosome 24, fLabMix1.1, whole genome shotgun sequence:
- the pou3f3b gene encoding POU domain, class 3, transcription factor 3-B isoform X2, producing the protein MATAASNPYLASNSILSSGSIVHSDSGGGGMQPGSAAVTSGSGGYRGDPSVKMVQSDFMQNAMAASNGGHMLSHAHQWVTSLPHAAAAAAAAAVAAAEAGSPWSSSPVGMTGSPQQQDVKNSGRDDLHTGTALHHRPPHLTPHQTHAGAWGSTTAAHINSISGGQQQQQSLIYSQPGGFTVNGMLSPGSQSLVHPGLVRGDTPDLDHGNHHHHHHHQHQHHQHHQGVNSHDPHSDDDTPTSDDLEQFAKQFKQRRIKLGFTQADVGLALGTLYGNVFSQTTICRFEALQLSFKNMCKLKPLLNKWLEEADSSTGSPTSIDKIAAQGRKRKKRTSIEVSVKGALESHFLKCPKPSAQEITSLADNLQLEKEVVRVWFCNRRQKEKRMTPPGVAQTPEDVYSQGHFLVDYLKDEASDQRVTTTSSFHQVILAH; encoded by the exons ATGGCCACCGCGGCTTCCAATCCTTATCTGGCCAGCAATAGCATCTTATCGTCCGGCTCCATCGTGCACTCTGACTCCGGAGGTGGTGGCATGCAGCCGGGCAGCGCTGCGGTTACCTCGGGGTCTGGGGGTTACAGGGGAGACCCCTCGGTCAAGATGGTGCAGAGTGACTTTATGCAAAACGCAATGGCAGCCAGCAACGGGGGACACATGCTGAGCCATGCCCATCAATGGGTGACATCGCTGCCGCACGccgcagcagccgcagcagcagccgcGGTGGCTGCAGCTGAAGCCGGATCGCCGTGGTCGTCGAGTCCCGTCGGGATGACAGGCAGCCCGCAGCAGCAGGACGTGAAAAACTCCGGCAGAGACGATCTGCACACTGGCACCGCGCTGCACCACAGGCCCCCTCACTTAACCCCCCACCAGACTCACGCCGGGGCTTGGGGGAGCACGACTGCCGCGCACATTAACTCAATATCCGggggacagcagcagcagcagtcgcTCATCTACTCCCAGCCCGGGGGGTTCACAGTGAACGGGATGCTGAGCCCGGGGAGCCAGAGCCTGGTGCACCCGGGCTTGGTGAGGGGGGACACCCCGGATCTGGACCACggcaaccaccaccaccaccatcaccaccagcatcagcaccaccagcaccaccaaGGCGTCAACAGCCACGACCCGCACTCGGACGACGACACGCCGACGTCGGACGACCTGGAGCAGTTCGCCAAGCAGTTCAAGCAGCGGAGGATCAAACTGGGCTTTACGCAGGCGGATGTCGGCTTGGCGTTGGGCACCCTGTACGGGAACGTTTTCTCTCAGACCACCATTTGCAGATTCGAGGCTCTGCAGCTCAGCTTCAAGAACATGTGCAAGCTGAAGCCTTTGTTAAACAAGTGGCTGGAGGAGGCCGACTCGTCCACCGGCAGCCCCACCAGCATCGACAAGATCGCGGCGCAGGGAAGGAAGCGAAAGAAGCGCACTTCCATCGAGGTGAGCGTCAAGGGAGCTTTGGAGAGCCACTTCCTAAAATGCCCCAAACCTTCGGCGCAGGAGATCACCTCCCTGGCGGACAACTTGCAGCTGGAGAAGGAGGTGGTTAGAGTGTGGTTTTGCAATAGGAGACAGAAGGAAAAACGGATGACGCCCCCAGGAGTGGCTCAGACGCCGGAGGATGTGTACTCTCAG gGGCATTTTTTAGTAGATTACTTAAAAGATGAAGCGAGCGACCAGAGGGTGACAACCACAAGTTCATTCCACCAGGTAATTTTGGCGCATTAA
- the pou3f3b gene encoding POU domain, class 3, transcription factor 3-B isoform X1 — MATAASNPYLASNSILSSGSIVHSDSGGGGMQPGSAAVTSGSGGYRGDPSVKMVQSDFMQNAMAASNGGHMLSHAHQWVTSLPHAAAAAAAAAVAAAEAGSPWSSSPVGMTGSPQQQDVKNSGRDDLHTGTALHHRPPHLTPHQTHAGAWGSTTAAHINSISGGQQQQQSLIYSQPGGFTVNGMLSPGSQSLVHPGLVRGDTPDLDHGNHHHHHHHQHQHHQHHQGVNSHDPHSDDDTPTSDDLEQFAKQFKQRRIKLGFTQADVGLALGTLYGNVFSQTTICRFEALQLSFKNMCKLKPLLNKWLEEADSSTGSPTSIDKIAAQGRKRKKRTSIEVSVKGALESHFLKCPKPSAQEITSLADNLQLEKEVVRVWFCNRRQKEKRMTPPGVAQTPEDVYSQVGNGHFLVDYLKDEASDQRVTTTSSFHQVILAH; from the exons ATGGCCACCGCGGCTTCCAATCCTTATCTGGCCAGCAATAGCATCTTATCGTCCGGCTCCATCGTGCACTCTGACTCCGGAGGTGGTGGCATGCAGCCGGGCAGCGCTGCGGTTACCTCGGGGTCTGGGGGTTACAGGGGAGACCCCTCGGTCAAGATGGTGCAGAGTGACTTTATGCAAAACGCAATGGCAGCCAGCAACGGGGGACACATGCTGAGCCATGCCCATCAATGGGTGACATCGCTGCCGCACGccgcagcagccgcagcagcagccgcGGTGGCTGCAGCTGAAGCCGGATCGCCGTGGTCGTCGAGTCCCGTCGGGATGACAGGCAGCCCGCAGCAGCAGGACGTGAAAAACTCCGGCAGAGACGATCTGCACACTGGCACCGCGCTGCACCACAGGCCCCCTCACTTAACCCCCCACCAGACTCACGCCGGGGCTTGGGGGAGCACGACTGCCGCGCACATTAACTCAATATCCGggggacagcagcagcagcagtcgcTCATCTACTCCCAGCCCGGGGGGTTCACAGTGAACGGGATGCTGAGCCCGGGGAGCCAGAGCCTGGTGCACCCGGGCTTGGTGAGGGGGGACACCCCGGATCTGGACCACggcaaccaccaccaccaccatcaccaccagcatcagcaccaccagcaccaccaaGGCGTCAACAGCCACGACCCGCACTCGGACGACGACACGCCGACGTCGGACGACCTGGAGCAGTTCGCCAAGCAGTTCAAGCAGCGGAGGATCAAACTGGGCTTTACGCAGGCGGATGTCGGCTTGGCGTTGGGCACCCTGTACGGGAACGTTTTCTCTCAGACCACCATTTGCAGATTCGAGGCTCTGCAGCTCAGCTTCAAGAACATGTGCAAGCTGAAGCCTTTGTTAAACAAGTGGCTGGAGGAGGCCGACTCGTCCACCGGCAGCCCCACCAGCATCGACAAGATCGCGGCGCAGGGAAGGAAGCGAAAGAAGCGCACTTCCATCGAGGTGAGCGTCAAGGGAGCTTTGGAGAGCCACTTCCTAAAATGCCCCAAACCTTCGGCGCAGGAGATCACCTCCCTGGCGGACAACTTGCAGCTGGAGAAGGAGGTGGTTAGAGTGTGGTTTTGCAATAGGAGACAGAAGGAAAAACGGATGACGCCCCCAGGAGTGGCTCAGACGCCGGAGGATGTGTACTCTCAGGTCGGCAAT gGGCATTTTTTAGTAGATTACTTAAAAGATGAAGCGAGCGACCAGAGGGTGACAACCACAAGTTCATTCCACCAGGTAATTTTGGCGCATTAA